The Aphis gossypii isolate Hap1 chromosome 3, ASM2018417v2, whole genome shotgun sequence genome includes a region encoding these proteins:
- the LOC114123415 gene encoding zinc finger protein 585B-like, which produces MATYSDNSYDSQVLEDSVLQCKQTFENILCVQTTALLKKSTLEKIFVVLQEFMCKINDSESTIQEVIQSENNFNKTICKEVEFKRKSNCKAFDNFKALCSENKSPSVKRQNIYKCADCKYQTPRKSDLKKHLKRHMGVCDYFCSYCERKFFDKYNLERHVNASHTKKQQYSCTLCTYTTFLYDSLKRHKKLKHSDHIGTKYVCSVCYHVSATKHDLNVHSYSHNKVKSYMCEECGSMFAIKSRLITHQNTVHNEPVHPCQICDKSFKTLTLLKRHTVIHSRFKPYCCPFCNHSSNSQSNLTKHVRKIHSLDDFSYHKFINGK; this is translated from the exons ATGGCTACCTACAGCGATAATAGTTATGATTCACAAGTGTTAGAAGATTCAGTCTTGCAA tgtaaacagacttttgaaaatatcttaTGTGTTCAAACTACAGcgttattgaaaaaatcaacactcgaaaaaatttttgtagtattacaggaatttatgtgtaaaattaatgatagtgAATCTACCATTCAAGAAGTGATACAGTCTGAAAACAACTTCAATAAAAC aatctgCAAAGAAgtagaatttaaaagaaaatcaaaTTGCAAGGCGTTTGATAACTTTAAAGCTTTATGTAGTGAAAATAAATCACCTT cTGTAAAAAGACAAAATATCTACAAATGTGCAGATTGCAAGTACCAAACACCTAGAAAATCTGATTTGAAAAAACATCTAAAACGTCACATGGGTGTATGCGACTATTTCTGTAGTTATTGTGAGCgaaaattttttgataaatacaaCTTAGAGAGGCATGTAAATGCCAGTCACactaaaaaacaacaatattcgTGTACATTG TGTACGTACACAACGTTTTTATATGATTCATTAAAACgtcacaaaaaattaaaacatagtgACCACATaggaacaaaatatgtatgttcCGTTTGTTACCATGTGAGTGCTACAAAACATGATTTAAATGTGCATTCATATAGTCACAATAAAGTTAAATCTTACAT GTGTGAAGAATGTGGTTCAATGTTTGCTATCAAAAGCCGATTGATAACACACCAGAACACTGTACACAATGAGCCTGTTCATCCATGTCAAATTTGTGacaaatcatttaaaacacTGACGCTGCTTAAAAGACATACAGTCATACACTCACGTTTTAAACCTTATTGTTGTCCATTTTGCAACCATTCATCCAACAGCCAGAGCAACTTGACCAAACATGTACGCAAAATTCACTCTTTGGATGATTTTTCTTACCACAA atttattaatggaaaataa